The nucleotide sequence TGAGCGCCGTCTCCGGCGCGATCACCAGCGGGGCGACCGCGGCGCCGTGCCGGGCGGCGAGCAGGGCTGCGCCGGTGCCGTAGAACGCCCGGCGGCGCAGCCAGTCGGACAGCGCGGCCGGGTGCTCGTGCGCCACCTCCGCGCCCGGCTCGTAGCGCACCCGCCACCCGGCCGCGGTCAGCCGCCAGACCAGGTCGACGTCCTCCGCCACCCGCAGGTCCTCGTCGAAACCGCCGCCGAGCGCGGTCCGGCGGACCAGCAGCGCCGCGCTCGGCACGTACGCGACCGCCGAGAGCGGGCGCACCGCCGCCGCGTGCGGCCCCATGTCGAGAGCGCCGGCGACGTCCTCGTAGGGGGTGATCCACCCCCGCGGTGCGCCGGACAGCGACACGATCCGGGGGGCGACCACGGCCAGCCGCGGATCGGCCAGGTGCGACCGCAGCCGGGCGAGCCAGCCGGGGCGGGGCGCGCAGTCGGAGTCGAGGAACGCGACCAGGTCGGTGCCCGCCGCGGCCAGGCCGGCGTTGCGGGCGGCCGCCGGGCCCCGGGCGACCGCGTGCCGGAGGACGCGGACGCCGTCGGGAGCGGCTACCGGCACCGCGGAGCCGTCGTCGACCACCACCACGGGCAGTCCGGCGGTCGCGGGGTCGGCGCGCAGCGCCGCGAGCAGCCGGGCCAGGCCGGCCGGGCGGTCCTTCACCGGGACGACGACGGTGACGTCCGCCCCGCCGGCGTCCGGCGCGAGGTCGGGGTGGGCGAGACCGTTGTCCAGCAGCCGGGCGGCCAGCGCCGCGCTCGTCGCGTCGCGGACGGCGAGGCGGTCGGTGGCCAGCAGCGCGGCCGCGCGGGGCGCGAGCCGGAGCAGCCGCAGCGGGGAGCCGCCGAGCAGGGTGGCGCCACCGTCCCGGCGGCGGGTGCGCGGGTCCAGGCGGACGGCGAACCCGTCGGGCAGCCGGTCGCCGGGCGGTGCGGGGATCACGCCCCCGCCAGGACCTCGTCGGTGGTCGCGAACGACACCAGCGGCGCGTAGCCGGCCATCACCTGCAGGGCCCGCTCGTGCTCCTCGTCGCCGGCCCCCGCGCAGGCGTCGGTGACCACGCGCACGTGCACCCCGGCGTCGGCGGCCGGGAGCACGGTGGAGAGCACGCAGCAGTCCGTGGCCACGCCGGCGACGGTGAGCGGCCCCTCCCCGACGACACCCGCCAGGGCCGGACCCCACTTGCCGAAGGTGGTCGCGTCCACGACCGGGTGGCCGCCCGGGTCCTCGACGAGCCGGTAGCACTCCGCGTCCGGCGGCTGCAGCGCGAAGTCGTACTGCTGGTAGTACTCCTTCCAGCCGCCGGTGGGCCGGTCCGGCGCCACGAAGCGGGTCCAGACCACCCGGTCGCCGAAGGCCGCCACCAGCCGGCGGACCCGGGGGCGGACCTCCTCGAACCGCGGCGCGGTCCACGGCGAGTCCGGCTCCCCGAAGACGTGCTGGAGGTCGACGACGACCAGCCAGCCCTCCGGCCGTGTGGCCTGCTCGTTCATGCCCCGCTCCCCGCGTCCCGGTCGTCCGGCCCGCCCGGGCCGCGCTGTCGACGAGCGTAACGACGCCTCCCCGGACGTTCCGCGCCCGAACACGTGTGCTGTGCTTAGGGAAGCCTTACCTGATCGTCCGAGGAGTTCCGCATGTCGTTCCGTCCCGCCCTCCGCGGCGCCGCCGCGCTCGCGGCCGCCGCCCTCGTCGTCACCGGCTGCGGCGCCGGCGAGGAGCCCGCCGCCACCGACGACGCGGGCGCGGGGAACGCGTCCGGTCAGTACCCGGCCACCGTCGAGACCGCGTTCGGCGACGTCACGGTCGACGAGGAGCCCGAGCGCGTGGTGGCGCTCGGCTGGTCCGACGCGGAGACCGCGCTGGCGCTCGGCGTCCAGCCGGTCGGCGCGAGCGACTGGCTCGCCGTCGGCGGCGACGACGGCCTCGGCGACTGGGTCGAGCAGGGCTACGACGAGCCGCCGGTGCTGATCGAGACCCTCGAGCCCAGCTACGAGGCGATCGCCGCGCTGGAGCCCGACCTGATCCTCGCCACCCGTTCGTCCGGCGACCAGGACCGCTACGACCTGCTCAACGAGATCGCCCCCACGATCGGCCCGCCCGAGGGCGTGGGCCCCTACCAGACCACGTGGCAGCAGCAGCTGGAGATGATCGGCCAGGCGCTGGGCCGGACCGAGGCGGCCGAGGAGCTCGAGGCCGAGGTCGAGGCGGCGTTCGAGCAGGCCCGCGAGGAGCACCCCGAGTTCGAGGGCACCGAGGTCGCCGTCGGCGCGTACACCGCCGAGGGCTGGGGCGCCTACGTCAGCGGCGACTCGCGGGTGCAGTTCATGGAGCAGTTGGGCTTCGAGAACAAGAACGAGATCGAGGAGCTGGCGATGGAGAACTTCTTCGTCCCGATCAGCGAGGAGCAGCTGAACCTGCTCGACGCCGAGCTGACCGTGGTCTTCCCGATCTTCGTCGAGGCCTCGGAGTTCACCAGCAGCCCGGTGTGGCAGGCGCTGCCCGTCGTCCAGGAGGGTCGCGCCGTCGTCCTGGAGGATCTGACGGTGCTGAACGCCTTCTCCAGCGCCTCGGCGCCCGGGCTCCTGTACGCCATCGACGCGACCGTTCCCCAGTTCGCCGACGCGCTGGACTGAGCCGGGCACCGTTCTCCACGACGCGGGGCGGTTCCAGGGGCACTACCCCTGGAGCCGCCCCGCGTCGTCGATGCGCCAGGCCCGCGCGGCGGCGGCGAGCCGGTCGACCAGCCCCGCGAGCAGCTGCGCACCCTCCTCGGCGCTCGCGCCGGCCGGGTCACCGAGCACGCCGGTCGGGCTGACGGCGCGGACGCCCTCGGCCCGCAGCCGGGGCAGCAGCTCGCCGATGGGCGCGGTCTCGCCGGGCACCGCACGGTCGCGCGGCACGCTCCCCGGTTCCACGTGCAACATCAGCGACGTCTCGGCGCGGCCGGCGTGCGCGTCGGCGCCCGGGACACCGCACGGGAACCACGCCACGTCCCGCCCCTCGGCGCGCACCGCCGGGACCGCCGTCCGCAGCGCGTCGAGGTTGCCGCCGTGGCCGTTGACGACCAGCAGGCGCCCCGCCCACCGGCACGCCGAGCGCGCGTACTCGACGAGGAGGAGGGTCAGCGCCTCGGTGCCGAGCGAGATCGTGCCGGGGAAGCCCTCGTGCTCGCCGCTGGCCCCGTAGGCCAGGGCGGGGGCGAGCAGCGCGCCGTCCAGCCGCTCCGTCGCCGCCCGCGCGGCGGCCGAGGCGATCGCGGTGTCGGTGCGCAGCGGCAGGTGCGGGCCGTGCTGCTCCACCGACCCCAGCGGGACGACGAGCAGCGGCCGCTCGGGCAGCCCCGCCCAGGTGGCGCCGGCGAGGGAGCTCACCGCCGCATCACTCCGTCGTCCGGAAGACCCGCGCGGCCAGGGCCACGAGCCCGAGGGTCAGCACGGCGACGGCGCCCAACTGCACGAGCACCGGAACCTCCCAGCCGAACCAGGTGAGCCCGGGCAGCAGCCGCTCCTGCGCCTCCGCGGTCAGGTCGAGGCGGTCGAGGGTGAACTGCCGCATCGGCTGCACCACGTAGGTCAGCGGGTTGAGCCTGGTGAGGAGCGACAGCCAGTCGGGCAGGCCCGCGATCGGGAAGAGGGCGCCGGACAGGAACATCATCGGCATGATCAGCAGCTGGCTGACCGGCATCGCCGTCTGGATGGTCCTGATGCGGGTGGACAGCAGCACGCCCAGCGCGGTGAGCAGCAGCGCGCCGAGGAAGAGGCAGCCGGTCAGCTGCAGCAGCAGCACCGGCGAGTAGGGGATGTCCACCAGCCCCACCAGGGCCAGCAGGACCATGCTCTGCACGGTGGCCACGATCGCGCCGCCCAGGCACTTCCCCCAGATGATCGAGCCCCGGGAGATCGGCGCGACCATCATCTCGCGGAGGAAGCCGAACTCCCGGTCCCAGACGAGCGAGATCCCGGCGAAGGCGGCGGTGAACAGCACCGACGTCGCCAGGACGCCGGGGAACAAGAAGGTGCGGAAGCTGACGTCGCCCCCGGTGTCCACGATGCTGCCCAGGCCGGTGCCCATCACGAAGACGAACAGCAGCGGCTGCAGCAGCATGGTGAGCATGCGGGCCGGATCGCGCCGGAGCCGGTGGAGCTCCCGGCGGGTGACCACCCAGGTGGCGCGCAGCTGGTGGGACCGGTCGCTGCGGACCTCGTCCGGCGGCGGGGCGACCGGGGTGGCGGGCGCGGCGGTGTCGCGGGTGGTCATCTCATCGCCTTCCGGCGGACGCCGAACGTGCGGCCCTGCGGCCCGTCGGAGTCACGGATCGTGCGGCCGGTGTAGGTCAGGAACACGTCGTCCAGGCTGGGCCGGTTCACCGTCACCGACCGGATGCCCACCCCCAGCTCGGTGAACAACCGGGGGACGACGGCGGCGCCCTCCGGGACGGCGAGGGTCACCTGGCCCTCGTGGACCCCGGCCTCGATGCCCAGCCGTTCCCGGATGCGCGCGATGGCCAGCTCGTCGTCGTCGGTGCGCAGCGCGATCCGGTCGGTGCCGACACTGGACTTGAGCGCCTCCGGGGTGTCCTCCGCGACGATCTCGCCGTGGTCCATGATCGCGATGCGGTCGCAGTGCTCCGCCTCGTCCATGTAGTGGGTGGTGACGAAGACGGTGATGCCGGTGCGGCGTCCCAGGTCGTGCAGGTAGTCCCAGATCGCCGCGCGGGTCTGCGGGTCCAGCCCGATGGTGGGCTCGTCCAGGAAGAGCACCTGCGGGGCGTGCACGAGGCCACGGGCGATCTCCAGCCGCCGCTTCATCCCGCCGGAGAACTTCGTGACCGTGTCGTGCCGCCGGTCGGCCAGGTCGACCATCTCCAGCACCTCGTCGATGCGACGCGCACCCTCGGCCCGGGAGAGGCCGTAGAGGTCGGCGTGGAAGCGCAGGTTCTGCTCGGCGGAGAGCTGCAGGTCCAGCGTCTGCTGCTGGAAGACCAGGCCGATGCGCCGGCGCACCTGGTCGCGCTCGCGGACGACGTCGTAGCCGGCCACCCGCGCGGTCCCCGACGTGGGGTTCCGGATGGTGCAGAGCATCTCGATGGTGGTCGACTTCCCCGCGCCGTTGGGGCCCAGGAACCCGTAGGTCTGGCCGGCCTCGACGCGCAGGTCGATGCCCTTGACCGCCTCGACCACCCCGCCGGCGGACGGGTAGCGCTTGGTGAGCCCGCTGACCTCGATCGCCGGCGCCCTCAGGGTGTCTGACACACCGGACACCATGCTCCACCGGGGAACGGCTCCGCCACCGAGTACCCGACCGGCACCCGGGCGGTGCCGGCGGACACGGCGCGGCGGGTTGGGGACACTCGGTCCGTGCCTCCTCGTCGCTGCCCCTGCGGAACCGGACTGCCCTACGACGAGTGCTGCGGGCCGCGGCACGACGGGTCGGCGCCGGCGGCGACCGCCGAGCAGCTGATGCGGTCGCGGTACAGCGCCTTCGCGATCGGCGACGCCGCGTACCTGCTGGCCAGCTGGCACCCCACCACCCGCCCGTCGTCGGTGGAGCCCGACCCGGCGGTGCGCTGGACCGGCCTGGACGTGCTCGCCACCACCGGCGGCGGGCTGCTCGACCGCGAGGGCACGGTCGAGTTCCGGGCGCACTGGCGCTCGGGCGGGGAGTCCGGCGACCAGCACGAGGTCAGCCGGTTCGTGCGGGAGGACGGCGCCTGGCGTTATCTCGACGCGGAGTGAGGGTGTCGGGCGCGGCCACCGTGGGCACCTGCCCGGGCATGAGTGCAGAGGAGACCCGCAAGGTCGCCGAGCTCCTGAAGGGCGAGCGCTTCGGCTTCCTCACCACGATCGCTCCGGGCGGGAAGCTGACCAGCCGCCCGATGACGCTGCAGGAGGTCGAGTTCGACGGCGACCTGTGGTTCTTCGCCGAGCGCGGCTCCCACCCCGTGGCGCACGTCGCGGCGTCCCCGCAGGTCAACGTCGGCGTCGGCTCCGGTGGCACCTGGGTGTCGCTGACGGGGCACGCCCGCGTGGTCGAGGACACCGCGAAGAAGAAGGAGCTGTGGAACGGCGGCGTCGAGGCGTGGTTCCCGAACGGGCCGGAGGACCCCGATGTCGTGCTGATCAGGGTCGAGGCCGACTCCGCGGAGTACTGGGACAGCCCCGGCGGCCGCCTGGCCACGGCGTTCAGCTTCGTGAAGGCCAAGGCCACCGGCGAGCGGATCGACGCCGGGGAGAACAAGAAGGTCGACCTCTGACCCCTCGGCGCCGGCCCGCGCTGGCCGGCGCCGAGGATCAGCGCAGGTCGAGGCCCGCCAGCGGCGACTCGTCGCAGGCCTTCGCCGGCGGCAGCGCGGGCATGCCGAGCAGCGTCGGCTGGCCGCGCACCGGGCCGGAATGCGAGTGGTCGATGTGGCTCCGCGGCGTGGTCAGCTGCTGGTCGCGGGCGGCCAGCGCCGTCTCGCCGTAGCCCTGCACGCACTCGGGGTCGGGGCCGTCCAGCGGCAGGCCGGTGAAGAACTTCGCCGCCATGCAGCCGCCCCGGCAGGCGTCGAAGTGCGCGCACTTCGTGCAGGCGCCGCCGGTCTGCGGGCTGCGCAGATCGGCGAAGAGCTCGCTCTGCTGCCAGACCCGCTGGAAGCCGCCCTCGTCGCGCACGTTGCCGGCGAGGAAGTTCTCGTGGATGGCGAACGGGCAGGCGTAGACGTCGCCCACCGGGTCGATCAGGCAGACGACCCGGCCGGCGCCGCACAGGTTCA is from Blastococcus sp. HT6-4 and encodes:
- the mftF gene encoding mycofactocin biosynthesis glycosyltransferase MftF (Members of this protein family, MftF, are glycosyltransferases, members of PF00535 (glycosyl transferase family 2). The encoding gene is found as part of the mycofactocin cassette, in Mycobacterium tuberculosis, many other Actinobacteria, and occasional members of other lineages. Mycofactocin itself, a putative redox carrier, is a heavily modified derivative of the C-terminal Val-Tyr dipeptide of the mycofactocin precursor MftA (TIGR03969).), producing the protein MIPAPPGDRLPDGFAVRLDPRTRRRDGGATLLGGSPLRLLRLAPRAAALLATDRLAVRDATSAALAARLLDNGLAHPDLAPDAGGADVTVVVPVKDRPAGLARLLAALRADPATAGLPVVVVDDGSAVPVAAPDGVRVLRHAVARGPAAARNAGLAAAGTDLVAFLDSDCAPRPGWLARLRSHLADPRLAVVAPRIVSLSGAPRGWITPYEDVAGALDMGPHAAAVRPLSAVAYVPSAALLVRRTALGGGFDEDLRVAEDVDLVWRLTAAGWRVRYEPGAEVAHEHPAALSDWLRRRAFYGTGAALLAARHGAAVAPLVIAPETALTWALLVAGGRRGRAVATAVLGLTGVRLARRLAGPSEPVPAALAAALVARGLAASGQSLARAVTRHHWPVAIAAAVVSRRARRVVPAAALADALAAWWPHRGRIGPVRHGLARRLDDLAYGAGLWTGAARARDPRALLPARPPR
- a CDS encoding cysteine hydrolase, producing MNEQATRPEGWLVVVDLQHVFGEPDSPWTAPRFEEVRPRVRRLVAAFGDRVVWTRFVAPDRPTGGWKEYYQQYDFALQPPDAECYRLVEDPGGHPVVDATTFGKWGPALAGVVGEGPLTVAGVATDCCVLSTVLPAADAGVHVRVVTDACAGAGDEEHERALQVMAGYAPLVSFATTDEVLAGA
- a CDS encoding iron-siderophore ABC transporter substrate-binding protein, with amino-acid sequence MSFRPALRGAAALAAAALVVTGCGAGEEPAATDDAGAGNASGQYPATVETAFGDVTVDEEPERVVALGWSDAETALALGVQPVGASDWLAVGGDDGLGDWVEQGYDEPPVLIETLEPSYEAIAALEPDLILATRSSGDQDRYDLLNEIAPTIGPPEGVGPYQTTWQQQLEMIGQALGRTEAAEELEAEVEAAFEQAREEHPEFEGTEVAVGAYTAEGWGAYVSGDSRVQFMEQLGFENKNEIEELAMENFFVPISEEQLNLLDAELTVVFPIFVEASEFTSSPVWQALPVVQEGRAVVLEDLTVLNAFSSASAPGLLYAIDATVPQFADALD
- the mftE gene encoding mycofactocin biosynthesis peptidyl-dipeptidase MftE, which translates into the protein MSSLAGATWAGLPERPLLVVPLGSVEQHGPHLPLRTDTAIASAAARAATERLDGALLAPALAYGASGEHEGFPGTISLGTEALTLLLVEYARSACRWAGRLLVVNGHGGNLDALRTAVPAVRAEGRDVAWFPCGVPGADAHAGRAETSLMLHVEPGSVPRDRAVPGETAPIGELLPRLRAEGVRAVSPTGVLGDPAGASAEEGAQLLAGLVDRLAAAARAWRIDDAGRLQG
- a CDS encoding ABC transporter permease, producing the protein MTTRDTAAPATPVAPPPDEVRSDRSHQLRATWVVTRRELHRLRRDPARMLTMLLQPLLFVFVMGTGLGSIVDTGGDVSFRTFLFPGVLATSVLFTAAFAGISLVWDREFGFLREMMVAPISRGSIIWGKCLGGAIVATVQSMVLLALVGLVDIPYSPVLLLQLTGCLFLGALLLTALGVLLSTRIRTIQTAMPVSQLLIMPMMFLSGALFPIAGLPDWLSLLTRLNPLTYVVQPMRQFTLDRLDLTAEAQERLLPGLTWFGWEVPVLVQLGAVAVLTLGLVALAARVFRTTE
- a CDS encoding ATP-binding cassette domain-containing protein; protein product: MSDTLRAPAIEVSGLTKRYPSAGGVVEAVKGIDLRVEAGQTYGFLGPNGAGKSTTIEMLCTIRNPTSGTARVAGYDVVRERDQVRRRIGLVFQQQTLDLQLSAEQNLRFHADLYGLSRAEGARRIDEVLEMVDLADRRHDTVTKFSGGMKRRLEIARGLVHAPQVLFLDEPTIGLDPQTRAAIWDYLHDLGRRTGITVFVTTHYMDEAEHCDRIAIMDHGEIVAEDTPEALKSSVGTDRIALRTDDDELAIARIRERLGIEAGVHEGQVTLAVPEGAAVVPRLFTELGVGIRSVTVNRPSLDDVFLTYTGRTIRDSDGPQGRTFGVRRKAMR
- a CDS encoding YchJ family protein; the encoded protein is MPPRRCPCGTGLPYDECCGPRHDGSAPAATAEQLMRSRYSAFAIGDAAYLLASWHPTTRPSSVEPDPAVRWTGLDVLATTGGGLLDREGTVEFRAHWRSGGESGDQHEVSRFVREDGAWRYLDAE
- a CDS encoding pyridoxamine 5'-phosphate oxidase family protein, which gives rise to MSAEETRKVAELLKGERFGFLTTIAPGGKLTSRPMTLQEVEFDGDLWFFAERGSHPVAHVAASPQVNVGVGSGGTWVSLTGHARVVEDTAKKKELWNGGVEAWFPNGPEDPDVVLIRVEADSAEYWDSPGGRLATAFSFVKAKATGERIDAGENKKVDL